One genomic region from Chloroherpetonaceae bacterium encodes:
- a CDS encoding energy transducer TonB, which yields MENTPEMMQQEIASKPVAPADMKHWFVKPDYLETEKFRRLSYGGLVIRHEIHTYMGRALFFTISAIVASFITFYAYHFVKDLLAEGDEDAMQVRQRVITSVNELAPPPPMNQDQPPPPPKPMIKPPAAPDVGQIKKVKDEEAPRQKTLATQEVVKKAIEKNAFGEGDTTGLSDPNVVAYVPVQEPVQLDDADPEDFVAVEKEPEFVDRPAIAYPEVAKRAGMEGLVVVRVLIEKDGRPKKAQIMKNPGTDIFDQAAIDNVMKATYTPAIQNGKAVKVWMTVPIRFKLNQR from the coding sequence ATGGAAAACACTCCCGAAATGATGCAGCAAGAGATTGCATCGAAGCCGGTTGCCCCCGCAGACATGAAGCACTGGTTTGTGAAACCAGATTACTTAGAGACGGAAAAATTTCGACGTCTTAGCTACGGTGGGCTTGTCATTCGTCACGAGATCCATACGTATATGGGTCGTGCTCTATTTTTTACTATTAGCGCAATCGTTGCAAGTTTCATCACTTTTTATGCCTATCATTTTGTGAAAGATCTTTTGGCAGAGGGCGATGAAGATGCAATGCAAGTGAGGCAGCGTGTAATTACAAGTGTAAATGAACTTGCACCACCCCCTCCTATGAATCAAGATCAGCCGCCACCACCACCGAAGCCTATGATTAAGCCTCCAGCTGCACCTGATGTCGGTCAAATTAAAAAGGTCAAAGATGAGGAAGCGCCTCGTCAGAAAACCTTAGCGACTCAGGAAGTGGTGAAAAAGGCGATTGAAAAAAATGCTTTTGGTGAAGGCGATACAACAGGACTAAGCGATCCAAATGTGGTGGCTTATGTTCCGGTACAAGAGCCGGTTCAACTTGACGACGCCGATCCGGAAGATTTTGTTGCAGTAGAAAAAGAACCTGAGTTTGTCGATCGGCCCGCTATTGCTTATCCGGAAGTTGCAAAACGCGCAGGTATGGAAGGTCTTGTAGTTGTTCGTGTTCTCATTGAAAAGGATGGAAGGCCAAAGAAAGCGCAGATTATGAAAAATCCCGGTACGGATATTTTCGATCAAGCGGCAATTGATAATGTGATGAAAGCAACTTATACACCTGCTATCCAAAATGGCAAGGCGGTCAAGGTTTGGATGACTGTCCCAATCCGATTTAAACTTAACCAACGATAA
- a CDS encoding biopolymer transporter ExbD, which yields MGAVGSPQGGGGKKKGKKRKKRRGGFSLDMTPMVDVAFLLLTFFMLTTTFSKPQTMEINLPAKEFDVVVAQSNVLTLKIMEGNKVYWQRGENPIQFFSLYDTTGGKPGISKNFKATVEGQIAEVKQEVGQDVLALVLKLDKKAKYKNIVDVIDELNLMKMNRFSIAPMLDEDRALVTAFESGTPLTPEPPTKGGKK from the coding sequence ATGGGTGCTGTAGGCTCACCGCAAGGAGGCGGAGGGAAGAAAAAAGGCAAGAAGCGCAAAAAGCGAAGAGGCGGATTCTCTTTGGATATGACACCGATGGTGGATGTTGCCTTTTTGCTTTTGACCTTCTTTATGCTCACAACAACATTTTCGAAACCGCAAACAATGGAAATCAATCTCCCTGCAAAGGAATTTGATGTCGTGGTTGCGCAATCAAACGTGTTGACTTTAAAAATTATGGAAGGCAATAAAGTTTATTGGCAACGAGGAGAAAATCCAATTCAATTTTTTTCTCTTTATGATACCACCGGTGGAAAGCCCGGAATCTCCAAAAATTTTAAGGCAACCGTCGAAGGTCAAATTGCCGAAGTAAAACAAGAAGTAGGTCAAGATGTTTTAGCTCTGGTTTTGAAATTAGATAAGAAAGCCAAGTATAAAAATATCGTTGATGTTATTGATGAGTTAAACCTTATGAAAATGAATCGATTCAGTATTGCTCCAATGCTGGATGAAGATCGAGCTTTAGTAACTGCTTTTGAATCAGGTACCCCGTTAACACCAGAACCACCAACAAAAGGAGGAAAAAAATAA
- a CDS encoding biopolymer transporter ExbD, translated as MAKIKKKRVGFSLDMTPMVDAAFLLLTFFMLTTQFKPPEMVQTTIPSSHSAIKLPDKDILTITIGKNNELFMGVDAQPTRERIFDREIRKLMENAGLSEAVIADSANKFRLADGFMVYTNNLERMIIAARLANPVIRPVIRGDIDADFEVIELVMNTFKKTGMPTFNLITGLEADMQAVQKQ; from the coding sequence ATGGCTAAAATAAAAAAGAAAAGAGTCGGATTTTCGTTGGACATGACGCCGATGGTTGATGCAGCCTTTTTGCTGCTCACCTTCTTTATGTTAACAACGCAGTTCAAACCACCGGAAATGGTTCAAACGACAATACCGTCATCTCATTCTGCAATTAAACTGCCCGATAAAGACATTCTTACAATCACGATTGGAAAGAATAACGAACTCTTTATGGGGGTTGATGCACAACCGACAAGAGAACGCATTTTTGATCGTGAGATTCGAAAGCTAATGGAAAATGCGGGGCTAAGTGAAGCGGTAATTGCAGATTCTGCAAATAAATTTAGGCTTGCTGATGGTTTTATGGTTTATACCAATAATCTTGAAAGAATGATTATCGCCGCACGCTTAGCGAATCCCGTAATTCGACCGGTAATTCGTGGAGATATCGATGCGGATTTCGAAGTCATTGAGCTAGTGATGAATACTTTTAAGAAAACCGGAATGCCCACATTCAATCTTATCACAGGATTGGAAGCGGATATGCAAGCGGTTCAAAAACAATAA
- a CDS encoding MotA/TolQ/ExbB proton channel family protein — protein sequence MKQSTFNIVLLVSALTFSFLFYFFYMGNQPKGTIWHDMYDGGPLVAVLISLLIMVVAYVIERNIALKKAEGKGLMTAFVKELEEEIEAGRIDAAIERCDAHQSSLAAVIRAGLDKYKTLSARKVTDPDKKRAELQKAIEEATSMEMPILEQNLVAISTIASISTMVGLLGTVIGMIRAFSALATGGAPDAVGLSRGISEALFNTAGGILAAILAIMAYNFFTTKIDGFTYQIDESAYYVVQTLSVKDEQAS from the coding sequence ATGAAGCAGAGCACTTTCAATATTGTGTTGCTTGTCTCAGCACTCACATTCTCGTTTTTATTTTATTTCTTTTATATGGGCAACCAGCCAAAAGGTACCATTTGGCATGATATGTACGATGGCGGACCGCTAGTCGCTGTTTTGATTTCATTACTCATAATGGTTGTCGCCTATGTGATTGAAAGAAATATTGCTTTGAAGAAAGCTGAAGGTAAAGGGTTGATGACTGCTTTTGTTAAGGAACTTGAAGAAGAAATTGAAGCGGGCCGAATTGATGCCGCGATTGAGCGTTGCGATGCTCATCAAAGTTCTTTAGCTGCTGTTATCCGTGCCGGTTTGGATAAATACAAAACCTTAAGTGCACGAAAAGTCACTGACCCCGATAAGAAGAGAGCTGAGCTTCAAAAAGCTATCGAAGAAGCCACTTCAATGGAAATGCCCATTTTGGAGCAAAATCTTGTCGCTATTTCAACAATTGCATCGATTTCAACAATGGTAGGGTTGCTTGGTACGGTTATCGGAATGATTCGTGCTTTTAGCGCACTTGCAACTGGTGGTGCGCCAGACGCCGTTGGTCTTTCACGCGGAATTTCGGAGGCATTGTTTAATACAGCCGGTGGAATCTTAGCAGCTATTTTAGCAATTATGGCTTATAACTTCTTTACGACTAAAATTGACGGATTCACATATCAAATTGACGAATCCGCATATTATGTTGTTCAAACGCTTTCGGTTAAAGACGAACAAGCTTCTTAA
- the mtnA gene encoding S-methyl-5-thioribose-1-phosphate isomerase, which yields MIEVIRYAHQRLSWIDQRFLPLKEMWVETNDYRRVIDAIKTLAIRGAPLIGVAAAYTAALGAYSFKGRKKEFGRYFYKMIQELESSRPTAVNLFYASNLIRKAYEELSETHSVLEVAQAFESIAEGLHRKEIENCDRMSDCGAEYLERRFREKGKRKLSILTHCNTGALATGGNGTALGVIKEAYLRGIVDKVYTTETRPLGQGLRLTAWELLKEKIPFYSISDSSAAFLMQKGLIDCAITGADRIAKNGDTANKIGTYSHALCAVHHQIPFFIAAPISTFDFTISDGSEIVIEERDGEELRRFKHTRLALERTPVLNYAFDVTPVRFIEAFFTEEGVILPKNLNELSIRYDQSNSFEKYAPV from the coding sequence ATGATTGAAGTCATTCGATATGCCCATCAGCGGCTTTCTTGGATTGATCAAAGATTTTTGCCGCTTAAGGAAATGTGGGTTGAAACCAACGATTACCGAAGGGTAATAGATGCCATAAAAACACTCGCGATACGCGGCGCGCCCTTGATTGGTGTCGCGGCTGCATACACGGCTGCATTAGGGGCTTATTCCTTTAAGGGTCGAAAAAAGGAATTCGGGAGATATTTCTATAAAATGATTCAAGAATTAGAGAGCTCACGCCCAACGGCAGTAAATCTTTTTTATGCTTCAAACCTGATTCGAAAAGCATACGAAGAGCTTTCGGAAACGCATTCGGTGCTTGAAGTGGCGCAAGCCTTTGAGTCAATTGCAGAAGGGCTGCATCGTAAAGAAATTGAAAATTGCGATCGGATGTCCGATTGCGGAGCTGAATATCTTGAACGGCGATTTCGTGAAAAGGGGAAAAGGAAACTTTCAATTCTCACTCACTGTAACACCGGAGCTTTGGCAACAGGAGGAAATGGAACGGCTTTAGGTGTCATTAAAGAAGCCTATTTAAGAGGAATCGTTGATAAGGTTTACACTACTGAAACCCGCCCTTTAGGTCAAGGGTTGCGGCTCACAGCTTGGGAGCTTTTGAAAGAAAAAATCCCTTTTTATTCAATCTCCGATTCTTCAGCTGCCTTTCTTATGCAAAAGGGACTTATTGACTGTGCGATTACTGGAGCAGATCGAATTGCAAAGAATGGGGACACGGCCAATAAAATTGGAACATACTCTCATGCTCTTTGTGCGGTTCATCATCAAATTCCATTTTTTATCGCAGCACCAATCTCAACTTTTGATTTCACGATTTCAGATGGAAGCGAAATCGTCATTGAAGAGCGTGATGGTGAGGAACTTCGGCGATTTAAGCACACGCGACTTGCATTAGAACGAACACCCGTTTTGAATTATGCATTTGATGTAACCCCTGTCCGTTTTATAGAGGCATTTTTTACTGAAGAGGGAGTTATTTTACCCAAAAATCTAAACGAACTTTCTATTAGGTATGATCAATCGAATTCTTTCGAAAAATATGCACCAGTTTAA
- a CDS encoding GvpL/GvpF family gas vesicle protein has product MISQGRYIYAIVELWKKNSNERPKSYGNIGIGDSHPEVYLIENGKIGAFVSDSPVVTYQLSRENMLTHERIIEKIMNDYTILPMQFSTVSENDAMIHALIEKEREVFSTELEKLLGKREMGLKAIFHEKIYDDIASTDNAVIKLKAEAQRYGASQALLIEVGKAVESALINEKNRCKEDILATLSPLAIETVEGKLIGERMLLNAAFLIDDLKESDFDDAVNLVGNRYSERMKFKYVGNAPAYNFVRLTIKLNSN; this is encoded by the coding sequence ATGATTTCTCAAGGACGATACATTTACGCCATTGTCGAGCTCTGGAAAAAAAATTCAAATGAACGACCCAAATCTTATGGAAACATCGGAATTGGAGATTCACACCCAGAGGTTTATCTGATTGAAAATGGTAAGATTGGCGCATTTGTGAGCGACTCTCCTGTCGTAACCTATCAACTTTCGCGTGAAAACATGCTGACTCACGAGCGCATTATCGAGAAAATCATGAATGATTATACGATACTCCCAATGCAATTTTCAACCGTTTCAGAGAATGATGCAATGATTCACGCTTTGATAGAAAAGGAACGCGAAGTTTTTTCAACAGAATTGGAAAAACTTCTTGGAAAACGTGAAATGGGGCTCAAGGCCATTTTTCATGAAAAAATTTATGATGACATTGCTTCAACCGACAATGCCGTCATCAAACTAAAGGCTGAGGCGCAAAGATATGGCGCATCGCAGGCTTTATTGATTGAAGTTGGAAAGGCCGTTGAAAGTGCTTTAATCAATGAAAAAAACCGTTGTAAAGAAGATATTTTAGCGACTCTTTCACCCCTTGCAATAGAAACGGTTGAAGGAAAATTAATTGGCGAACGGATGCTCCTTAATGCTGCATTTCTTATTGATGATTTGAAAGAATCGGATTTTGATGACGCGGTAAACCTAGTTGGGAATCGCTATTCTGAAAGAATGAAATTTAAATATGTAGGAAATGCTCCTGCCTATAATTTTGTGAGGCTTACGATAAAATTAAACTCGAATTGA
- a CDS encoding gas vesicle protein GvpG, with product MFIIDDILLSPIYAVVAIAETIDDQIKKERADVAKIQAKLMEIQFKFEMDELEESDFLRQEQELLRQLEEARIQSQQ from the coding sequence ATGTTTATTATTGATGATATACTTCTTTCACCAATTTATGCCGTTGTGGCAATTGCCGAAACCATTGACGATCAAATTAAAAAAGAGCGTGCGGATGTTGCAAAAATTCAAGCAAAGTTAATGGAGATTCAATTTAAGTTTGAGATGGATGAACTTGAGGAATCAGATTTTTTACGCCAAGAACAGGAATTGCTTCGTCAGCTTGAAGAGGCAAGAATTCAAAGCCAACAATAA
- a CDS encoding GvpL/GvpF family gas vesicle protein: protein MPHLIYLYALSDFPEQINQAPVFKAYPHLYMYSTTVPEDEFGEEALKKNLTDTVWVERVIRDHERVVSSALERGTVIPFRFPTLFATEQNYLSFLLKNEKNLRFLHDRLKGCTEWGLKVYANTQAIENAILKDSRMIEISEEISRSNSGKAFLLTKKKMDLQKDILKEKINQALGDMLGELRISSRDFKANGVHPKEATGREDEMVMNLAFLIHKDQRQEYVSKVFHWKEKLEMNGIHLEPSGPWAPYNFCDIQQ, encoded by the coding sequence ATGCCTCACTTAATATACTTGTATGCCCTTTCCGATTTCCCAGAACAAATCAATCAAGCCCCAGTCTTTAAGGCCTATCCACATTTATACATGTATTCAACCACAGTTCCCGAAGATGAATTTGGTGAAGAGGCATTAAAGAAGAATTTAACCGATACAGTTTGGGTTGAACGCGTCATTCGAGATCATGAGCGGGTTGTCTCTTCAGCACTTGAACGCGGCACAGTCATTCCGTTTCGATTTCCAACCCTATTTGCTACCGAACAAAATTATCTTTCGTTTCTTCTAAAGAATGAGAAGAATCTTCGCTTTCTTCACGATCGATTAAAGGGGTGTACCGAGTGGGGCTTAAAAGTATATGCCAATACCCAAGCCATCGAAAATGCAATTTTGAAAGATTCACGAATGATTGAAATTTCGGAGGAAATTTCTCGTTCAAATTCAGGAAAAGCATTTCTACTCACCAAGAAAAAAATGGATTTGCAAAAGGACATCTTAAAGGAAAAAATTAATCAAGCCTTAGGCGATATGCTGGGAGAGCTCCGAATTTCTTCAAGAGATTTCAAAGCAAATGGCGTTCATCCTAAAGAAGCGACCGGAAGAGAAGACGAAATGGTGATGAACCTTGCCTTTCTAATTCATAAAGATCAACGTCAAGAGTATGTTTCAAAAGTGTTCCACTGGAAAGAAAAACTTGAGATGAACGGTATTCACTTAGAACCAAGCGGACCTTGGGCACCATATAACTTTTGCGATATCCAACAGTAA
- a CDS encoding gas vesicle protein, producing the protein MLKEKPENNAKLIDLLDRVLDKGVVISGDIVVSVAGVDLLYLDIRILAGSLDTILRLQNSFAQSALPPKNN; encoded by the coding sequence ATGTTAAAAGAAAAACCCGAAAACAATGCAAAGCTCATCGATTTACTTGATCGTGTATTGGATAAAGGCGTTGTGATTTCCGGTGATATTGTTGTTTCTGTGGCAGGCGTAGATTTGTTGTATTTGGATATTCGAATTTTAGCCGGCTCTTTAGATACCATCCTTCGACTTCAAAATTCATTTGCACAATCCGCTCTTCCTCCAAAAAATAATTAA
- the thiC gene encoding phosphomethylpyrimidine synthase ThiC, which translates to MQKESASPTPEISTSPFPSSQKVYVAQPSLDGKNTIRVAMREVTLSTPYQIGSEKISKATLYDTSGPYTDLNYHVDIKTGLPALRKEWIESRGDTELLNHFGSEYSNQRQSDTSIPQEIIFPAIPHPRKAKRGHNVSQLHYARKGVITAEMEYIAIRENQRLNEWQHLNKQHIGNSFGANTPRGEITPEFVRSEVASGRAIIPANINHPELEPMIIGRNFLVKVNANIGNSAVTSSIEEEVEKAVWAARWGADTIMDLSTGKFIHETRDWILRNSPVPIGTVPIYQALEKVGGKAEDLTWELYRDTLIEQAEQGVDYFTIHAGVLLRYIPLTAKRLTGIVSRGGSILAKWCLAHHKENFLYTHFEEICEIMKAYDVSFSLGDGLRPGSLADANDAAQFAELDTLGELTKIAWKHDVQTMIEGPGHVPMHMIKENMDKQLSTCGEAPFYTLGPLTTDIAPGYDHITSGIGAAMIGWFGTAMLCYVTPKEHLGLPNRKDVKDGVITYKIAAHAADLAKGHPGAQFRDNLLSQARFEFRWQDQFNLSLDPETAKDFHDETLPADGAKIAHFCSMCGPQFCSMKITQDVRDYAEKLGLNSENAIEIGMMKKSEEFIEKGSEINVTIE; encoded by the coding sequence ATGCAAAAAGAATCAGCTTCGCCTACCCCGGAAATCAGTACCTCTCCATTTCCTTCTTCTCAAAAAGTTTATGTCGCACAGCCTTCCTTAGATGGAAAGAATACGATACGCGTTGCAATGCGAGAAGTCACACTTTCAACCCCATACCAAATTGGTTCTGAAAAAATTTCTAAGGCTACTCTTTATGATACCAGTGGCCCTTACACCGATCTCAATTATCACGTCGATATTAAAACAGGGTTACCTGCTTTAAGAAAAGAGTGGATTGAATCCCGCGGAGATACAGAGCTGCTCAATCATTTCGGTTCCGAATATTCCAATCAGCGGCAAAGCGATACAAGCATTCCCCAAGAAATTATATTTCCAGCGATTCCACATCCTCGAAAGGCGAAAAGGGGGCACAATGTTTCTCAGCTTCACTACGCAAGAAAAGGTGTCATTACCGCCGAAATGGAATACATCGCCATACGAGAAAATCAACGGCTTAATGAGTGGCAACATTTAAATAAGCAACACATTGGCAATTCTTTTGGTGCCAATACACCCCGAGGCGAAATCACACCCGAATTTGTACGAAGCGAAGTGGCGAGTGGAAGAGCGATTATTCCTGCGAATATCAATCACCCGGAGTTAGAGCCAATGATTATCGGGCGGAATTTTTTGGTTAAAGTCAACGCCAACATCGGCAATAGCGCTGTAACCTCTTCCATTGAAGAAGAAGTTGAAAAAGCAGTTTGGGCCGCACGGTGGGGTGCAGATACCATTATGGATTTAAGCACAGGAAAATTTATTCACGAAACCCGTGACTGGATTTTGAGAAACTCGCCTGTACCGATTGGAACCGTTCCCATTTATCAAGCTTTAGAAAAAGTAGGAGGAAAAGCAGAGGACTTAACTTGGGAGCTTTATCGTGATACTTTAATTGAACAAGCCGAACAAGGTGTGGATTATTTTACCATTCATGCAGGAGTTCTTTTGCGATACATCCCTCTTACGGCAAAGCGACTTACCGGAATTGTTTCGAGAGGCGGTTCCATTCTTGCAAAATGGTGCCTTGCGCATCACAAAGAAAATTTTCTTTACACACACTTCGAAGAGATATGTGAAATCATGAAAGCCTATGATGTGTCTTTTTCATTAGGTGACGGCCTTCGCCCCGGAAGCCTTGCCGATGCAAACGACGCCGCACAATTTGCCGAACTTGATACTTTAGGTGAGCTCACTAAAATTGCGTGGAAACACGATGTTCAAACAATGATTGAAGGCCCCGGACATGTACCAATGCATATGATCAAAGAAAATATGGATAAGCAATTATCAACTTGCGGCGAAGCCCCATTTTATACTCTCGGACCGCTTACCACAGACATTGCGCCGGGTTATGACCATATCACAAGCGGCATTGGGGCTGCAATGATTGGTTGGTTTGGCACTGCAATGCTTTGCTATGTAACGCCAAAAGAACATTTGGGATTACCGAATCGCAAGGATGTCAAAGATGGTGTCATCACCTATAAAATTGCCGCGCATGCCGCCGACTTAGCCAAAGGTCATCCGGGTGCTCAATTCCGAGATAATTTATTAAGCCAAGCTCGGTTTGAATTTCGTTGGCAAGATCAATTTAATCTTTCGCTCGACCCTGAAACGGCAAAAGATTTTCATGATGAAACCTTGCCCGCTGATGGAGCAAAAATCGCTCATTTCTGCTCAATGTGCGGCCCACAATTTTGCTCGATGAAAATCACTCAGGATGTGAGAGACTACGCCGAAAAACTCGGGCTCAATTCAGAAAATGCTATTGAGATTGGAATGATGAAAAAGTCAGAGGAATTCATCGAAAAAGGTAGTGAAATCAATGTGACAATTGAATGA
- the dxs gene encoding 1-deoxy-D-xylulose-5-phosphate synthase, giving the protein MSTSHIKESEELARFGKYLSQIRTPDDLKKFSIDELPEIAQECRDFVIEIVSKYGGHFAASLGATDISVALHYIYNTPKDQIVWDVGHQAYVHKILTGRKNIFYTNRQYKGVAGFPKRSESEYDTFGVGHASTSISAAAGMAIARDLKKEDYKIAAIIGDGAMTGGMAFEALNHIGHLKTDVLVVLNDNCMSIDPNVGGLKEHLTAITTNSTYNKIRHEFADFLDRIGNNEFGEKAKKFVLGIEQGIKAAMTPGAFFEALGFRYFGPIDGHDVKKLAKVLKELRDLPHPKLLHIVTVKGKGFKLAEEDQLKWHAQSTAFDKITGKSLAKAPATPPPPLYQDVFGNAITEIARENKRVVGITAAMPSGTSLKILGNALPDQFYDVGIAEQHAVTFGAGLATQGMKPVVAIYSTFLQRAYDQIIHDIALQNLSVVFAMDRGGLAGADGPTHHGAFDLSYLRLIPTMTIMAPMNEQELRDMLFTAIDSDFGPVAIRYPRGNATGMPMRKEFKKVQIGKGEVIREGNDVAILTIGVMGNNAMKAVSLLEESGLSPLIANMRFVKPLDTYLLDEIASRFDRIVTIEENTVKGGFGSAVLEYFHEKGYNNKALVIGLPDRFIDHGTPAELHKEVELDPESIARRIKQFVLAESVALS; this is encoded by the coding sequence ATGAGCACAAGTCATATCAAGGAATCCGAAGAACTCGCCCGATTCGGCAAGTATCTTAGTCAGATTCGAACTCCCGACGATCTAAAAAAATTCAGCATCGATGAACTTCCTGAAATTGCACAGGAGTGTCGAGACTTCGTGATTGAAATTGTTTCAAAGTATGGAGGGCATTTTGCTGCAAGTTTAGGCGCAACCGATATCTCTGTCGCCCTGCACTACATTTACAATACACCCAAAGATCAAATTGTGTGGGATGTCGGTCATCAAGCCTATGTTCATAAAATCCTTACCGGTAGAAAAAATATTTTCTATACAAACCGCCAATACAAAGGCGTCGCTGGATTTCCGAAACGCAGTGAAAGCGAATACGACACCTTTGGCGTTGGTCATGCATCAACTTCAATTTCAGCCGCAGCGGGAATGGCAATTGCTCGTGATTTGAAAAAGGAAGACTATAAAATTGCTGCGATTATCGGGGATGGCGCAATGACAGGAGGAATGGCGTTTGAAGCATTAAATCATATCGGTCATCTTAAAACAGATGTGCTTGTTGTTTTGAATGATAATTGCATGTCCATTGACCCCAATGTTGGCGGGTTGAAAGAGCACTTAACCGCGATCACGACCAATTCAACCTATAACAAAATTAGGCACGAATTCGCCGACTTTTTAGATCGAATCGGTAACAATGAATTTGGAGAAAAAGCCAAAAAATTTGTTCTGGGAATCGAACAGGGAATAAAAGCGGCAATGACGCCGGGGGCCTTTTTTGAAGCTTTAGGCTTCCGCTATTTCGGCCCAATCGATGGGCATGATGTAAAAAAGCTAGCCAAAGTACTTAAGGAACTTCGAGACTTGCCGCATCCAAAACTTTTGCACATTGTAACGGTTAAGGGAAAAGGATTTAAGCTTGCAGAGGAAGATCAATTAAAGTGGCATGCGCAAAGCACCGCTTTTGATAAAATCACCGGAAAATCACTAGCGAAAGCACCTGCAACACCACCTCCACCGCTTTATCAAGATGTGTTTGGAAATGCAATCACAGAAATTGCTCGTGAAAACAAACGCGTTGTTGGTATTACTGCTGCAATGCCTTCAGGAACTTCGCTTAAGATTCTTGGAAACGCTTTGCCCGATCAGTTTTATGATGTTGGAATCGCGGAGCAGCACGCCGTCACTTTTGGCGCAGGTCTTGCAACTCAGGGAATGAAACCTGTTGTTGCTATTTACTCAACTTTTTTGCAGCGTGCTTACGATCAAATTATTCATGACATCGCGTTGCAAAATCTCAGCGTGGTATTCGCAATGGATCGCGGCGGGTTGGCCGGTGCAGATGGTCCGACTCATCACGGAGCATTTGATTTATCGTATTTAAGATTAATTCCCACAATGACGATAATGGCACCGATGAATGAGCAAGAACTTCGGGATATGCTCTTTACTGCAATCGACTCTGATTTCGGACCGGTTGCGATTCGTTACCCACGTGGAAACGCAACTGGTATGCCGATGCGTAAAGAGTTTAAAAAAGTACAAATTGGAAAAGGTGAAGTGATTCGCGAGGGAAACGATGTCGCCATTCTAACCATCGGTGTGATGGGGAATAATGCGATGAAGGCGGTTTCACTTTTAGAAGAAAGTGGCCTTTCTCCCTTGATTGCCAATATGCGATTTGTAAAACCTCTGGATACATATCTTCTTGATGAAATCGCCTCGAGGTTTGACCGAATCGTAACAATTGAAGAAAATACAGTAAAGGGTGGTTTTGGAAGTGCCGTATTAGAGTATTTCCACGAAAAAGGCTACAACAATAAAGCGTTGGTTATAGGCTTACCCGATCGTTTCATAGATCACGGAACACCGGCAGAACTTCATAAAGAAGTTGAATTAGACCCGGAAAGCATTGCGCGACGAATCAAACAGTTTGTTTTAGCAGAAAGTGTTGCGCTTTCATAA